The genomic segment TGTTTTCAATATAACTTTAGCATTAAAATCTAATCGAAGCCGTTTCCTTCTATCTCTATCGTTTTTCATGTTACGTTCTTGCATCTCCTATTCGACAATATAAGGATATTTTGGCAAAAAATTAATATGTTAACTAAACCTTATTACAGTTTGGCGCCATCTAAAATTTGATTCAGCTAATCTTTGGGATAATATGCGTCCAATGTTATGCATTATGATATAACCAATATGATTGTCTTTTTCCATTAGTTCATGGAGTTTAGAACCATCTATTTTTAAAACAGATGTATCATCATCGGCAACTACATATAATTGTTCTCTTTTAGATGAGTCCAAAAAACCAGCTTCTCCAAATACTTCTTCATACCTCAATATACAGGCCTGTAATCTATTCTCTTGGCGATCATAGTAAGCGCTTTCCATTTCTATGCTTACTTTTCCATCAAGTATAACATATAAATCATAATTGAAGCTTGAGCCTTGAATAATTAAATGCCCATATCGATATTTTTCTATAGAACATAATGGGAGAATTTTTTGTAGGTCATCAACATTTAAGTTATTAAACAAATTTATTTGTTTTAATTTTTCTATATCAAGCATCGATTAACTCTCTTAGGTTTTAATTTTTAAGTTGTAAGTTTATAATATTAGACTGACTTTATTGCAATATAAAATATACAATTCACAATTACGTGATTACATGGATTAAAAAATTTCATAATTTATAATTATTGACAGTATCGTTCTATTACATTAAATGGAACTCCTTCAGATGGTGGAATTATTCCCGCAATAACAGGTTGAACATCAATAGGAAAGCTATTAGATGGCGAATTTATAGCTATAAGATAGCTTCCTTTGGAAAGTTTATGCATTTGAATAAATCCTGTTCCTATTAGTTTCCCATGAATATCCATCAATACACATTCAGCTATTTCTGATGATGCCTTAACACTGATGCCTATTTTTTTTTCGTTTGCTACTTCAAATTTAAATATACGGCTAATTCCTGGAGATAACGTAAATTTAGGTCCAATTTCATCTTTAATTTCAGTAATATCATTAAAGCATAATTCAGCAGTACCTGATAATGTTGAACCTCTAACTGGATATATATTGATGAACGAAACTTGTTGGGACGCATCTGGAATATATAAATTGATATTACCACCATTCGGTAAAAAATTAATTTTTTGAATTGTCCCGATATTTGTCTGGTAAATTATTCCTTCAGTTGTTTTTAAATTAAGCATAGCTGGTTTTTGCAGTGAAAATTTAAATTTGGTTGACTCTGAAGAAAGTGCATACATTGATGGAAGAGGCGCTGAAATTTCTATTTCTGTGCTTGGAATTTCCCATGCAGTTTTGTCTCCACCTTCAATCCATGCAAAAACAAAATCTTGTCCGTGTTTTATAAGCAGCTTTCCATTATTATGAATATTAAGCTTTGCGCCTTTTTCTAAACTGCCAGTATTATCTATAAAAATTGCTTCTGGGCATATTAAATTTAAAATTACTCCTTTTTCTTTTTCTTTTTCTGATAATGAGACATTAAGGGAAAATTCTCCTGGCACCGTAAAATTTTGCTTAAATAAAATTCCTGATTTTAAATCTATAGTTTCGTTTCCAGGGATGACTGGAATTACCTTGATTAGAGCTTCTACAGGCTTATTATTTGTCGAAATTAGTAATATTTCATCGCTGTTAGTATCAATTGTTGTTAAAGCTCTTTCATTGCCTGTCCAAAACAAATTATTTATTGTTTCCCTTTGTTTTAAGGCTAAAGCAACATTTGAAGGGAGTCCTGCTTCTATACGCTTTAAACCTTTTGGCAGTTCATACAAATAAGTGGATTCTCTATTAAGTGTAACATCATTAAATCCAAAGGACATTTTTTTATCTATCTGCTTAGAATAAGAGAATTGCTTTAAACTTACGGGCATATATGAATTATTGTAATTAGATGCATTCCAAATTAAGGCAGATTTTTGATCTTTTTGAATGTTTATAGACGCTGTAGATGATGGGCTTACAGCCATGCAAATTGGAGTAATCTTTTCTTTAGATATTGTTGTGGAAATATTTAGTCCAGGTGTTTCAATTCTTGATTCAGCTATTACAAGGACTGACTTTGCGTTATCTGCAAAAATATCGATCTTTGAAGGCTCATTTGGAGGAATATTTAAATCCAGACTTTCTCCATCTTTTATATAAATTCTATTCGTTTTTATTACAATATTATCGTTTTTATTAAAAATATTGATAAAATAAAGCTTATCATTTCTCGCTATAATTGGATTGTTTTCAACTGTTTTGAACTGTTTATCAGTACCACATGCCCACATTAAACTTTTATTTTCGGAAAGTGGTTTAAATACGCCTGCTCCGTTGATGTTAATGATACATCCTGACATTGCTGGTTCAATACCTTTAATAGGCTTAAGTTTAATACCTTTTGCAAGATTATTTTCGGAAAAATTGTCTAATTCTAAGGAAAATATTTTTATATTTAAAGGAGTTCCCCTTTTATCAATGGACTTTACTCCTATTCTATAGTCTGATTTTGCATTTTTATCGTTTAAAATTAATCCTAAAATAGGATTTTGGCCTGTAGATATTCCGGCACTTTCCCATTTATTATTTTTATTTTCTTCTAAAAATATTTCAGAATTTTCTTTAGATTCAACTGAACATATAAGAGCATTCGCATTATGTTGAATATCAAAATAATATTGATGAACATAATCGTCATTTATTGTAATATTAGCCGGAAGTCTGATTTTATTAGGCTCTTCTACTTTTTTAATTGATTTTACAAATACTAATGTTTCAGCGTTTTCTTTTCCAACAGGTTCAATTTTAAGGTGATACATGCCTTTTTGAAGAGTTTTTGAAATAACAAAATTCCAGTCATTTTGCTGATCATCATTTTCGCATATTAAATTATTTTTTTCATCATAAAGGCTACCTTTAACATCAAAAGAACCAAAGGATGTTAATTCGATTTGGTTTTCTGCTCCTATAGAGATAGGTATGCTGCATGGAACATTAAATGTTTTTTTTCTGCCGAAGGTCATTTGCTTAAAATCAATTTTAAATGAGTATTCGAACATATTATCAATTCTTATTGACTTAATATTAAGCTCATAATCTCCTTGTTCAAGTCGTTTTGTCCATTTTTTATTAGGAAGTATCGAATCTTCGTCAAGGCTGTTTTTACTTAGCGAATATAAATTTGCCGTCATTCCTCTGCTAATATCAATTTCAACATCAACCGGAGCATTAACGCTGAATCTCCATTTGTCAGGTATCCTATCCTTATCAGCGCCTTCTTCCATCCATACATGGGAAATTTCATTTCCTATAACATCAATAGGCAGATTATGGGGACCATGACCTTTTAACTCTAAGTTTGAAGGCAGTTTTGAAATAAGACTAACACACCTGCTATCAAAAGACATAGGAAGAATAATCAGTCTATATGTTCCTTCTTTTAATGTTTGCTCAATATTTCCTACAATAGATGGAGTAACGATTGGCCATCCATCTTTATCTTCAAGCCTAATTCTAAAGAAGTTTTCATTTCCAATAGATATAATTTTATATTTTCCTTCTTCTAAAATCTTAAATTTGTATAAAATAGACTTGTCAGATTGCATTAATTTACGGCAAGGAATATCTAAAGGCATACAGCCCTCATGAATAATTTCACTTTTAGAAAGAGTTAAGCCTAAATGCCCTTTAGATTGACCGAGTGTTTTAGCTGTAAGTTGATAATCGCCTTCTTTTAGATACTGCTGAATTAAAAAATTCCTTCCGATGCCATTTGTTTTTTTTGAATCAATTTGAGGAATTAATTTTGTTCTGATATTTCCTTCTGTTGCAAGCAATCCGGTTGTTTCAAGCCTGTATAATGAACTATTGTCAGCAATGACTTTGAAAGTTTTTTGTTCATTTCTTAAAAAATCAAGATATATAGGTTTATCCATTGATAAAACTGGGAAATTAGGAATATTGTTAATTAGCTCCTTTGATATAAGAGGAAGAGGGGTATCGTCTAAAATACGTGTAGGGGAAAAAGTTATTGAAAAATATTTCGGAGTATCAGCGTCATTTTTTACTGCAATAAGATTGGTTCCTTTTTTTAGAGATAATTTATCATTAAATTCTGATGTTTTATATATTTTAATCTTAGCATTTTCACCATATTCAGCGATTGCTTCCACTATTCCTTCTTCATTAACTTCAACTTCTATGAGGGCTATTTCTAAAGGAGACAAGTTAATTGATAAAGGAGTTGACAAATTAATAGGAAGTTTTTTTAAAATAAGACCTGTTTTTACTCCAGGTTGTTCATTGAGATATAATTTATAAGATGATGATGAATTAAGATAAATTTTTGGAATTTTGACCGAACCTTGCGCCTCATTTTTTTTGGGCAAACTTTTTTTTGCTAACAATTTAGGCTTAATTACGATATCTATAATTCCTTTGCCTTTAGATAAAGGCTTTGCAGAAAGCACATAAAACCCTTTATCTAAATCCCAAGCATAACCATTTTTTTCAAATTCAGGAGATTCGTATTCTTCAGGCTTATACGTAAGAAAAGGTTCAATTTTAAAGAAAGCCTTATCATTGTCACTGTTTACTATATATTCTCCAGCTTCTTTAATTTCTAAAAAAAGAGTAAGCTCTTCGATTAAATTAAATATCCGCCTCCATGTTGTTGAATTATCTAATTTTATTACGCTTGATGTTAAAAATTTTTCTTCTCCATTATATTTTATTTCAGTAAGTATTCCGGACGTATCAACCGAATCTTGAGCATCTCCTGAGTGTATAGAGCTTATCCAATAATTTCCACTGCCTGTTGTTATATTATGAATTCTACTGTTATAAAAATATTGAAATATGTAGGGTTGTCCAGGCTCACAATTTATTGTTACAAGATAAGCATTATAAGCAAAATCATAAGTTTCTATTTCAGCGGCTTTAGGCAGAGATTTTTTAGTAATTTCGTTTTCTTGTGCATAGGTTGAAAAGAAATTATTTACGTCAAATTCTTGAACTTTTATATTCGCATAGTCAGAATTCGGCAACTCGATTCTGAAATAATTTGCAGTTTTAGCTACAAGCCATCTGTCAATACCAAAAGGGCTTGTTGTAAATTTTTTGCGGCCAGCATCACCTATCATCGGAATTCCCATACGTATATATAATGGGGATGTTTTATTTTCATTTGACCATTTTTCAGGAATTCCGCCGTAACAAGATACAAGATAAAGACCAGGGTTAAGATCTGTGATAATTATTTTATTTGTAAGGGGTTTCCCTTTTTCAGGTTCAATTGTGAAAGATTCAGGATTGGCATTCAAAAGCCATGATCCATCTTTCCAAATTTTTAAATCTTTAAGACATCGTCCTGCGGCATCTATTATCACATGCCTTCTTTGCTTTATATCCAACCAATAAGATAGTTGTTCATAGTCATGAAGTTCAGTTTTAATTGTTTTAAATTCTTCAAGCAGATATGTTTTATCTGCATTTAATTCATTAAAAGCACGAACATTTAAGGATACAGTACCTTCTCCTTTTTCATCTGAAATGGATATAATCTTGTATTCCCCTTTATCAAGAAAAACGTCTAATCTGCCATCTTCTTTTCCTGGATTTCCAAATATTTCTGAAGGCCCCAACATTTTATCAATGATTTTTAATGCGGCGCCTTGCTTGCTTTTGGCTTCTATCGCATAACGTCCTGGAACAGAGATATTAAGAATTGTTTCAGCAATTCCTGAAGCACTTAATTTGTTTTCTTTAAAGTTTGCAAAAGAATCAGAGTCAAGAATCTGAGAGGAATGAGCATATTTATTAAAGGCGATTATAATACATATTAAAAATATTGTTTTGTAAATTTTAAGTATGTGCATATTTTAAGCCCTTATTATAATATTCTTCGTTATGAACTCTTCGAAATAACAATTAAAAACCTCAACTATACTAAAAACTACCTATAAAATACATGAATTATCAATTGATTCAACATTACCAATGATATATTTTTTTAATATTGCTAAAATCTGGGAATGGTTAACAGGCTTTGATATATAATCATATATTCCAGAATCTAAGCATATTTGCTTATCTTCTTTATTATCACTAATGAAAATTATTGGAATATAGTCTGACTGAATTTTTCTTATTTCTTTAGCGGTTTCTATACCGTTTATTATAGGCATATTCAGTTTTATAAAGATAATATCATACTGTTTTTCTTTTAATTTTATAAGTTCTACTGCTTCCCTTCCGTTATTTGTAGCATCCACATTACATCCAAATGTTTCAAGCATAGATTTCATTTCTTTTTGGCTTAAGCTATCATTTTCAACAATAAGACTTGAACACGAAAAAAGAACTGTCACTTTTTGATAGGTAGGCATTTTAGAATTTATTTCATAGTTATAATTAACAGACTGCCTATACCTAATTTTATCCTGATTTAACAACGATATATGCTGAATTGTTTTATATAATTTAAAAGAACTTATTGGCCTTGTTAAAAAAATACAAGAATTTATATTTTTAAAGATGCCTTCAAGTTGAGTTGTATCTGTAAGAACTATTAAAGCTATTTTTTTAAAGGCTTCATCATTTAATAAAATTTCTTGGAAATCCTCATCTTTAAGCCATGGCAAACTTCCATCAATCATAAGAATTTTAAAAGGATTCCCTTGCAAAAATGCTTTCTTTATTGCTTCGTAAACTTC from the Desulfobacterales bacterium genome contains:
- a CDS encoding cyclic nucleotide-binding domain-containing protein; translation: MLDIEKLKQINLFNNLNVDDLQKILPLCSIEKYRYGHLIIQGSSFNYDLYVILDGKVSIEMESAYYDRQENRLQACILRYEEVFGEAGFLDSSKREQLYVVADDDTSVLKIDGSKLHELMEKDNHIGYIIMHNIGRILSQRLAESNFRWRQTVIRFS